In Silene latifolia isolate original U9 population chromosome X, ASM4854445v1, whole genome shotgun sequence, the following proteins share a genomic window:
- the LOC141621862 gene encoding uncharacterized protein LOC141621862 isoform X1: MSYRSKRTRALMTEDDESQVVKKLTSNVPVSSTTLTANVMSGADDHGRGGHELSKSTGNAGNAAGRTACADVRWGPFKPPTGKPQIGSDKCLRNCMHEATLKSRFRFFGWSSRAGIMRRNVICYNYRVKLFYQEIFCSSTI, from the exons ATGAGTTATCGAAGCAAAAGAACAAGAGCATTGATGACTGAAGATGATGAATCACAAGTGGTTAAGAAGCTGACTTCTAATGTTCCAGTTTCGTCGACTACATTGACAGCCAATGTAATGAGTGGTGCTGATGACCATGGAAGGG GGGGTCATGAGCTCAGCAAGAGCACGGGTAATGCCGGTAATGCTGCTGGAAGAACTGCTTGCG CTGATGTGAGATGGGGCCCATTTAAACCTCCTACTGGTAAACCCCAAATTGGCAGCGACAAATGTTTGAGGAATTGTATGCATGAAGCTACATTGAAATCCC GTTTCAGATTCTTCGGATGGTCAAGTCGCGCCGGAATAATGAGACGGAATGTTATCTGCTACAACTATCGCGTCAAATTATTTTATCAAGAGATTTTTTGTTCTAGTACCATTTGA
- the LOC141621862 gene encoding uncharacterized protein LOC141621862 isoform X2: MSYRSKRTRALMTEDDESQVVKKLTSNVPVSSTTLTANVMSGADDHGRGGHELSKSTGNAGNAAGRTACADVRWGPFKPPTGKPQIGSDKCLRNCMHEATLKSRMLMVSDSSDGQVAPE, translated from the exons ATGAGTTATCGAAGCAAAAGAACAAGAGCATTGATGACTGAAGATGATGAATCACAAGTGGTTAAGAAGCTGACTTCTAATGTTCCAGTTTCGTCGACTACATTGACAGCCAATGTAATGAGTGGTGCTGATGACCATGGAAGGG GGGGTCATGAGCTCAGCAAGAGCACGGGTAATGCCGGTAATGCTGCTGGAAGAACTGCTTGCG CTGATGTGAGATGGGGCCCATTTAAACCTCCTACTGGTAAACCCCAAATTGGCAGCGACAAATGTTTGAGGAATTGTATGCATGAAGCTACATTGAAATCCCGTATGCTGATG GTTTCAGATTCTTCGGATGGTCAAGTCGCGCCGGAATAA